GTCGCCAGGCGCGGCCGCTCCTCGCCGAGATAGCGCGCCAGCGCCTCGACGGCCCGGCTGCCCACGGGCACCCAGCGCTCCTTGCGCCCCTTGCCGAGGACGCGCACGAGACCCTCGGCGAGGAAGAGCTCGGCCGGCGGCAGGCCGACCAGCTCCGAGGCGCGCAGCCCGGACCCGTAGGCCAGCTCGACGAGCGCGCAGTCGCGGCGCGGCGTCCGTTCGCCCGCCGCCGCCGCCGCGAGCAGGGCCTCGATCTCGGCCACGGCGAGCAGGTCGGGCAGGGCCCGGGCGAGGCGCGGGCCTTCGAGGCCCTCGGCCGGGGACTGCGCGCAGCGACCCTCGGCGCAGAGGTAGCGGTAGAAGCTGCGCCACGCGCTGAGCAGGCGGGCCCGGCTGCGCGGCGAGAGCCCGGCGGCCTCGGCCGCGTGCAGCGCGCGGCGCAGCTCCGGCTCCGTAGCCGCCAGGGGAGCGGGCAGCGTCGCTGCGAGGCGCGCGAGGTCGCGGCGGTAGGCCTCCAGCGTGTTCGCCGCCAGGCTGCGCTCGACGAGGAGTTGATCGAGCCAGTCGTCGACCTCGCTCTGCCAGGCGGCGTTCACGGCGCGGCCTCTCCGCTGCCGGACTCCGGCGACCCGGGGGCGCGCTCCGCGGCGAGCCCGGCCTGGATGCGCCGCGCGAGCGCCGGCCCGATGCCGGCCAGCGCGCTGAGCTCGCCCAGCGAGGCCGCCGCGATGGCCGGCACGCTGCCGAACTGGTCCAGGAGCAGGCGCCGCCGCGCCTCGCCCAGGCCCGCGATCCCGTCCAGCGCCGAGGCGAGGCTGCGCTCGCCGCGCGCCCGCCGGTGGTAGCCGCGCGCGAAACGGTGCGCCTCGTCCCGCACGCGCTGGAGCAGGCGCAGGGCGCCCGAGTTCTGCGGCAGGGCGAGCGGCGCCTCGGGTCCGGCCCAGCGGTAGACCAGCTCCTCGCGCTTCGCCAGGGAGATGAGCGGCTGGGCGGCGGCGCCCGCCGCGGCCAGACCCCCCGCCGCAGCGGCGAGCTGGCCCGGACCGCCGTCGATGAGGAGGAGATCGGGCGGCGCCTGCCCTTCGGCGGCGAGGCGGCGGAAGCGCCGCTCGACCACCTCGGCCACGGCCGCGCAGTCGTCCTGCCCCGCGACTGTCCTGATGCGGAAGCGCCGGTAGCCGCTCCTGCGCGGCGCTCCGTCGCGGAAGCTGACCAGCGCCGCGACCGCCTCGCGGTCGCCCGTGTTCGAGATGTCGACGCCCTCGATCACGCGCGGCAGCGCATCCAGCTGCAGGGCCTCGCGCAGCTCGAAGACCGCCGCCGGCACCCGGCCCGCCCTGCTCCCCGCGGTGGCCAGCGACTCGTCCAGCTTCGTCCGCGCATTCTCGAGGGCGAGGGCGAGGATCTCCCGCCCCAACCCGCGCT
This region of bacterium genomic DNA includes:
- a CDS encoding tyrosine recombinase, with product MNAAWQSEVDDWLDQLLVERSLAANTLEAYRRDLARLAATLPAPLAATEPELRRALHAAEAAGLSPRSRARLLSAWRSFYRYLCAEGRCAQSPAEGLEGPRLARALPDLLAVAEIEALLAAAAAGERTPRRDCALVELAYGSGLRASELVGLPPAELFLAEGLVRVLGKGRKERWVPVGSRAVEALARYLGEERPRLATALSPARVFLNARGGALGRIGWWKILQRLAATAGLAGRVKPHSLRHSFATHLLEGGADLRAVQEMLGHASIGTTQIYTQVDRLYLKRVHREYHPRGIAGG